One Stratiformator vulcanicus genomic window, AGTTCGATCCGGTGGCGACGGGCAATCTCGGAAAACGGCTCGAGGTCGATGCGAGACCCGAGCAAATGTGCGACCAAAATCGCGCGGGTCCGTTCCGAGATGCGACTCTCAAACTCGGTCGGCAAGGGAGCGAGCGTCTCGCGGTCGACATCGAGCGGGACCGGAACGTATCCGTGGGCGCGGATGATTTGCGACATGTGCGGCACATTGACCGCACTCATCAATACTTCTGACTGAGTCGGCCACGACGAAGCCTGTAGCACTGCGTCGAGCCCGCTGCGAACCGAAGCGAACGCGACAGTCGGGCATTCTGTCGGCCATGCCCGATACAGTCCAAGGCGGTGCGACCGCCTTCGCGCAAGTGCTGCGAGCAGCGTTTGGGTTGGGATGTCCAACGTGCCGCGGGGGATCATCGCGGTTTCCGTATCCTGATTGGCCGCGATGATTCCGTCCGGCCAGCAAACGATCTTATTCCTTCTCTTTATGCTCGGCGCGAAGTCGACTGTAAACTTTGAGCAACTTAAGGCGGACGGCGTCGAAGTTCTGATAACCTTCGATTTTGGGATACTGCCGTGCGAGCATCGACGGCGCATAGAGTTTGACCGCATTCTTGTCGTCGGCGGTGGTCACCTCAACGGTGACGGTCGCGGCATCGGAAACGAACAGGCCCAGTCCGCCCGACTTCTTCTTTTCCGCTTCTAGCTCCGCCGCGTCGATATCAAAGAATTTCTTTTCGTTGACGATGAACGTCAGGAGTTCTTGCAACTCTTTCTTCTCGATTTCCGCCTTGAGAGCAGGGCCTCCCGTGCGATCATCGAACTCGACGGAGCCGTCGGCGTGAATGACGAGGTCCTGAATCGGCGGACCTTTCGGGGGAAGACCGTAGCCGCCGGTGAAATCGAGTACGATTACGGTTGCTTTCGGATCGTCCGGCAGGGCGATCTCGTCGCCGGCGACACCGATCGATGTGAGGCAAAACAGGGCCGTGGCGAAACAGAGACAGGCAAATCTCACAGTTGATTCTCCAAATTGTGTTATTCAAGGTATGGACGCTGGAGGTGACGCAATAGTTCCTGTGAAACTCTTATCGCGGCAATAATCGTTGAGAAACTTCGACGGACATTTGCTAACAGTATTCTCAGAAAAAGTTTCGGCGCGATCATCCAGTCTCATCCTCGGTGCAGCGCGCTACTCGCACTTCAATTTTCCAGAGAACTCCATGCGAAACTGTCTTCTCGTCCTGCTGTCGATCTCGGCTTCATCGGCCGCATTTGCCGACGAAGAGCTGCCGCGCGTCTTGATTCTTGGCGATTCGATTTCGATCGGCTACACGCCGGTCGTTCAGGAATTGCTCGCAGGAAAAGCAATCGTGGTCCGCCCTATGCGAACGGAAAAGAAAGCGGAGAACTGTGCCGGCACGACGAACGGCGTCGAACAAATTGACCGTTGGCTCAGAATCGGAGGAGGAAATTGGGAAGTGATCCACTTCAACTTCGGGCTGCATGACATGAAGCGAGTCGATCCGGACACGGGGAAACCATCGAGTAATATCGACGACCCGCGTCAGGCTGATGTCGACAAGTACGCCAAACAGTTGGAATCGATCGTCGCCAAACTGCAAGACAGCAATGCCGATTTGATCTTTGCGACGACGACCCCGGTGCCTGCGGGAGGAGTGAAGCCGCACCGAGACGTTGATGATCCCGCGAAGTACAACGCTGCGGCGAAGAGGATCATGGAGCGAGGAGAAGTCGCGGTGAACGATCTCTACAAATTTGTCGAGGATCGCCAGTCAGAAATTCAAATTCCTGTGAACGTGCACTTCACTCAAAAAGGCTCTCGGATGCTGGGTCGACAGGTCGCCGAAGCCATCGAAAACGCGTTGGACGGGAAGCCGCGGCAGCCGGGAAGTGAATAGAACCGCCCTTCGAATGAAGCGATTCACGTTCGCAGCTCGCGTTGTCCCGTGAATCACACAACCACGATCTGCAGCGGATGGCAGGGCTGCGGGGAGATTGCGATCGGCCACAGTGAGCTCGCGCTCCATTCGCACGTCGAGTTCCGATTGCCCAGCGAAAAAGAAGCCGAATCTATGACTGGTTTTTCGTTGGGACCATTTTCATAATCGCCGCCGCGCCGCGTGAGAGTGCTTCAACGGGATGATGGCTGATGGAGTTGTCGCTAATCGCCGAGAATCTTCTGGCGGCGCCGGTCCTGTTTTTTCTGCTCGGAATGGCCGCAACGTGGCTGGGGTCAGACTTGGACGTGCCGCAGTCGATCGCGCGCGGGTTGTCGCTTTACCTTCTGTTCTCGATCGGCATCCACGGCGGTTACGAACTGGCCGAGTCGGGCTGGACGGCCGGGATGCTTTCGATTCTCGGTGTCGCGGTACTGTCGGCGATCATCGTCCCGATCTGGTCGTTCTATATTCTCAGACAATTTCTCGGACCGAACGATGCGGGGGCGATCGCAGCAACTTACGGCTCGATTAGCGCTGTCACATTCGTCACCGCAGTCGACTTCTTGCGGAGTAACGAGGTCGAGTTCGGCGGCTACATGGTGGCAGCGATGGCTCTGATGGAGTCACCCTCGATCGTGGTCGGCGTGCTGCTGGCCCGACTGTCGTCAGAAGACGGGAACGGTCGGCCGAAAGGCGAGCTCTGGCGGCGGCTCTTTCAGGAAGCTTTTTTGAATGGGGCAGTAGTTATTCTGCTCGGCAGCCTGCTGATCGGTCTGGTCACCGGCGACAAAGGTTGGCCGTCGGTAGAACCCTTCGCAGGGGCACCATTTAAGGGTGTGCTTTGCCTGTTCCTGTTGGAGATGGGGCTTGGGGCGGCTCGCCAGGTGAAAGCGCTGGCGAAGTGCGGACCGTTTCTGCTGACGTTCGGCATTGTCGCACCGATTGTACATGGAACCGGAGCAGTGCTCATCGCCCGGTTGATCGGGGCGTCCGCCGGCGATGCGACGCTTTTGGCCGTTTTGTGCGGCAGTGCCAGCTACATCGCAGTGCCCGCCGCCGTGCGGTTCGCGCTCCCGAAGGCGAAGCCGGGTCTGTACCTGCCGCTGTCGCTGGGCGTCACATTTCCGTTTAATGTGTCGATCGGGATTCCGCTGTATTACGCTCTGGTCACACTGCTGTGGTGAGGAGTCTGTGCGATGTCGCCGGTACATAAGCTCGAAATCGTTGTCGATAAAGTTCACTTGAGAGAGGTCACGCGCTTGCTCGACGACGCCGGCGTCTCCGGCTGGACGATGATCCCCGACGTCCCCGGCAAAGGAGGTCGCGGTGAACGCACCGGCGACGAACTCACCGGCGTGATGAGCAACTGCTACGTCTTCAGCGCCTGCGAGCCGGAAAAGACCGAAGGTCTGATCGAACCACTGCGGGCCCTTTTAAGACGTTCCGGTGGAATCTGTCTGGTGACGGAATGTAAATCGGTGATTCATTAAATTAATCTCAATCGTCGGTCCGCGGCGACCGTAAATCCGTAAAACGGCGTGCATTGTGCGCTCATAACAAGACCCAAATAGAGAGCACTTGGTCTTTGCTAATTAAGAGTTGGGTCGCGCGATCGCATTCTCCCGCAGCGACTTATTCGCCAGGTGTGCCCCCTTTGCTGAGCGTACTCCCGCTTCGGCCGGGCAGTTGGGGGTCTCGCGGCTTCTCATGCAGTCGACCCAGTTCTGCAGGTGATATTGAGCACCATCAACCTTGTTATAAAAGTCCGCCCCCTTGGCTCCGTCGCCGTCGACCCGGCTGCGGGCCTCGGCCTTGCTCTTGTGTTCCGGAATGACCTCATAGCGACCGCGATCACAATAGAGAGTTGCTTCTGAACCCATAAATTCGATCATCGCCCGATCGCGCCAATTTACAAATGTCCCTTCAAAATGAGCTTGCAACTTATCGTCAGGATAATGCAGCAGCGTCTGCACGGTGTCGGGTGTCTCCCATAGGCCTTTCGACGCAAATTGATCGCCAATCGACGCGGCCGTGGAGGGATCCTGCATGTCGAGGAACCAGTAGGCGGTATCAAGCCAGTGGACCATGAGGTCGGTGAAGATGCCGCCTCCGAAATCCCAGAAGAACCGCCAGTTCTCCATCTTATATTGATCGAACGGCTGGTCGGGCGCGCTGCCGAGAAACGCTTTCCAATCAACATCCGACGACTGAATGCCATAATCCCATCGCTTCCACCTGCGACTGCCGCGGTTCCAGGTCATGCGAACCTTATAGACCTCACCAATGCCGCCGGAGCGCACGATGTCGCGGGCCTCATTCAGGTGCGGCATACTGCGATGTTGCGTACCGACTTGAACGATCCGACTGTTGTCGTTTTGCGCCGCGATAACCCGCTCACCTTCTTTGATCGAATGCGTGAGCGGCTTCTCGACATAGACATCTTTGCCGGCGTTGCAGGCATCGACCGTCATCGGCACATGCCAATGATCGGGGGATCCGATCAGGACGGCATCAACGTCTGATCGGTCTAATAACTTTTGATAGTCGGACTCCTGCAGCGCTTTCGCATCGGCCAACTTCGCTCCTTGAGCGAGGGCCTCGTTATAGACATCGCAGACGGCGACCAATCGCGTGCCTTCGATCTTGGCGAGCCGCTCCATGAGCCAGCGGCAACGCCCGCCCGTGCCGAGACAGGCGATCGCGATTTCGTCGTTGGCGAGTCGTCCCGCCCGTGCCGAAGCACCGCTGACAAATAGAGCCGACGACAGAGCGCCCACTTCCAGAAACGTACGTCGGTTCATCGAGTTGCCTCTTCCATCTGAAAAAAGTCAGTCGCGACGTTGGCGATCTCAAAGCCGATTCGTCGTCGCGAACTGGAAGCCGTTTGTCGGTTACTTGAACCGATCGTCTCCCGAGTTCCGGGCTTTTACAAGGGCGCGTTGATACGTGAATGCGATCGTTGAGCAACGCCGAACTGTTGTGCGGCCCCTGAGGCAAAACCTTCAACTCGAATTGATCCGAACATGGATCGCAGGGGACACGAATTCGGGATGTATGACATCGCTGCGTCAAAAGAACGCACATCTCTCGGGCCGCGTGCGGGGGCGCACGACTCCAGATCGGCTACACTTCTCGTGGACCGAGCGACGGATGCGGTTCATTGAGATAACGATCGCAGTACAAGCACGCGGACAGCTTTATGGACCACGCCGATAGCCACGGGGAGCATAACCCGATCGCCCACGTGATGCCGACGCCGATCCTGTTCGGCACGTTCGCGATCTTAGTCGCGCTGACCTTTCTGACGGTTTATCTGGGAACGCAGGTCACGCTCGGGCCTTGGGAAATCTACGTTTCGCTGGCAATCGCGTCGTTCAAAGCGTTTCTTGTCGCCGCCTTCTTCATGCACTTGCGGTACGACAAGCCACTGAACGGGTTGATGTTCGTGTTTTCGATCGTGTTCCTCGCCATCTTTTTGGGCGCGGTCATGGTCGACTTCTCGGCCAACCAAGACGAAATTCAGGCACTGGATGCGGCGAAAGAAGCCGAAGCGATCTCCACGGCCTCCGGAGGCGGCACGGTCGACGAAGAAGACATGGTGCGAAACACTCCCGAAGAGGAAGTGCTCAGCATCGTCGCCTCATCCAAAGGCAGCGCTGCCGTCGGTGAAGCGTTGTTCGTGACAAAGACGTGCGTCGGTTGCCACCGCCAGATCGGCAACATGCCCCCGGTCGGACCGGCGCTCGGCGGCATCGCCAAGCGGATGTCCCGTCGCGAAATCGCAGAATCGATCCTGTATCCGTCGAAGAAAATCTCGAAAGGTTACGAGGCCTACACGGTTCTCACGATCGATGGAGTGCAGCACCTCGGGATTCTGGTCGAGGGCAAAGAATCGGGCGATGCGAAGGTCCGTAAAGCGGACGGTACGCTGGTCACGATCCCCGAAGACGAGATCGACGACCTGTTCGAGTCCGAAAAATCGCAAATGCCCGAAAAGCTGGTCGACACGATCACGCCTGAGCAGTTCGCCGGGTTAGTGACTTATCTCGAATCGCTCTAGTCGGTTTCGGCGAGATAACTACTGCGTCAGATGCTTTCCGACGTCATCATGCGGTCGGTCTGCGCTTTCGTCAGCAAAACGCGACTAACGAACTTAAGCGATTGAGGTTGAATCTCAGGTCGTCGTCCTGAGAGCTGACTTGCTGTCTCAATTCGCTTGAACAGCAGATCAAGCGTGTCGGCATCATGGAATGTCGCATCGACGTTCGATTATCTTAGGTGGTGCCACCATGGCGTCACTATCGAATGCGCTATCGGAAATCGTCCGGTGCGGCGTTTGACGATTCGGCTGACCAGACGCCGTGGTGCGGGACGTACTGAATCATCCCCAGCCAATCGCCACGGGAACTAAAGTATGAACGCTTCTTTCGGGTCCACCCTCTCTTTTCGGGCCATCTTGCTGACGTGTGGAGCGGCCCTTTTCGGTCTTGCCAGTTGCAGTCGGCCGATTGACCCAGAGCCAGTCGCCGTCGCAGACCCGGTCACCGCTCAGACTGATGTCATCGACCTGGATGAAGGATCAACGCCCCCCAGCAATGCGAGCCCTGCTCCGAATCCTTACCGGCAAGACGTGAATC contains:
- a CDS encoding SGNH/GDSL hydrolase family protein, translating into MRNCLLVLLSISASSAAFADEELPRVLILGDSISIGYTPVVQELLAGKAIVVRPMRTEKKAENCAGTTNGVEQIDRWLRIGGGNWEVIHFNFGLHDMKRVDPDTGKPSSNIDDPRQADVDKYAKQLESIVAKLQDSNADLIFATTTPVPAGGVKPHRDVDDPAKYNAAAKRIMERGEVAVNDLYKFVEDRQSEIQIPVNVHFTQKGSRMLGRQVAEAIENALDGKPRQPGSE
- a CDS encoding sodium-dependent bicarbonate transport family permease, yielding MELSLIAENLLAAPVLFFLLGMAATWLGSDLDVPQSIARGLSLYLLFSIGIHGGYELAESGWTAGMLSILGVAVLSAIIVPIWSFYILRQFLGPNDAGAIAATYGSISAVTFVTAVDFLRSNEVEFGGYMVAAMALMESPSIVVGVLLARLSSEDGNGRPKGELWRRLFQEAFLNGAVVILLGSLLIGLVTGDKGWPSVEPFAGAPFKGVLCLFLLEMGLGAARQVKALAKCGPFLLTFGIVAPIVHGTGAVLIARLIGASAGDATLLAVLCGSASYIAVPAAVRFALPKAKPGLYLPLSLGVTFPFNVSIGIPLYYALVTLLW
- a CDS encoding P-II family nitrogen regulator, translating into MSPVHKLEIVVDKVHLREVTRLLDDAGVSGWTMIPDVPGKGGRGERTGDELTGVMSNCYVFSACEPEKTEGLIEPLRALLRRSGGICLVTECKSVIH
- a CDS encoding Gfo/Idh/MocA family protein, encoding MNRRTFLEVGALSSALFVSGASARAGRLANDEIAIACLGTGGRCRWLMERLAKIEGTRLVAVCDVYNEALAQGAKLADAKALQESDYQKLLDRSDVDAVLIGSPDHWHVPMTVDACNAGKDVYVEKPLTHSIKEGERVIAAQNDNSRIVQVGTQHRSMPHLNEARDIVRSGGIGEVYKVRMTWNRGSRRWKRWDYGIQSSDVDWKAFLGSAPDQPFDQYKMENWRFFWDFGGGIFTDLMVHWLDTAYWFLDMQDPSTAASIGDQFASKGLWETPDTVQTLLHYPDDKLQAHFEGTFVNWRDRAMIEFMGSEATLYCDRGRYEVIPEHKSKAEARSRVDGDGAKGADFYNKVDGAQYHLQNWVDCMRSRETPNCPAEAGVRSAKGAHLANKSLRENAIARPNS
- a CDS encoding cytochrome C oxidase subunit IV family protein; this encodes MDHADSHGEHNPIAHVMPTPILFGTFAILVALTFLTVYLGTQVTLGPWEIYVSLAIASFKAFLVAAFFMHLRYDKPLNGLMFVFSIVFLAIFLGAVMVDFSANQDEIQALDAAKEAEAISTASGGGTVDEEDMVRNTPEEEVLSIVASSKGSAAVGEALFVTKTCVGCHRQIGNMPPVGPALGGIAKRMSRREIAESILYPSKKISKGYEAYTVLTIDGVQHLGILVEGKESGDAKVRKADGTLVTIPEDEIDDLFESEKSQMPEKLVDTITPEQFAGLVTYLESL